From Rhodospirillaceae bacterium, the proteins below share one genomic window:
- a CDS encoding TRAP transporter small permease — MESKLLDSAIRTLSVLAALLLLGVTLLVFVSVLLRFFFNAPIPDTNDLGRLVMGIALMNGIALASYYGQQITMDTVWLAVGARAKRIIDIVASAVTFSVILAIAWIMFGRVGSVIASEEVTFDLALPLWIFYGLVALSACAATFLSAVRLWAVLRGREIAAPTARPAVD, encoded by the coding sequence ATGGAATCGAAACTTCTCGACAGCGCAATCCGGACCCTGTCCGTCCTTGCCGCCCTGCTCCTGCTCGGCGTGACCCTGCTGGTCTTCGTCTCGGTGCTGTTGCGCTTTTTCTTCAACGCGCCGATTCCCGACACCAACGATCTTGGCCGGCTCGTCATGGGTATCGCCCTGATGAACGGCATCGCGCTGGCGTCCTATTACGGCCAGCAGATCACCATGGACACCGTATGGCTTGCCGTCGGCGCGCGCGCGAAGCGAATCATCGACATCGTCGCATCGGCGGTGACATTCTCGGTCATCCTGGCGATCGCCTGGATAATGTTCGGCCGGGTCGGGTCCGTCATCGCATCGGAGGAGGTGACCTTCGATCTCGCCCTCCCGCTGTGGATCTTCTACGGGCTTGTGGCGCTCTCGGCCTGCGCCGCGACTTTCCTGAGCGCCGTGCGCCTCTGGGCGGTCCTGCGCGGCAGAGAGATCGCCGCGCCGACGGCCAGGCCGGCGGTCGACTAG
- a CDS encoding TRAP transporter large permease, translating to MDGLSLAIGAFAVLFTLMLLRVPVGIAMVLVGVGGFAVLTDIGPALSLLELTPIRTLTDFTFGLVPLFVLMGALANASGMSRDLFRASNAWLGHRRGGLALSTVAACGGFAAICGSSVATAATMSKVALPEMRRYGYADSLATGTIAAGGTLGILIPPSIVLAVYGIITETDIGRLFVAGLLPGLLAVLMYMAAVQGVAVVRPEWVPAGERSDWRTRIVSLRTVWPILAVFAFVIGGIYGGVFTPTEAAAMGAAAVGILAFAIGRMSLARLLDCLREALITTGALFIVLIGAILFARFLTITQFPQQVAETLLSLDLGRYGTLALIILFYVILGCFMEAMAIILLTVPVFFPSIVGLGFDPIWFGVIVVMVTELGLITPPFGLNVFVIKGEAPNVPLKSIYAGVTPYIASDLVRLVVLIAFPIIVLWLPNQM from the coding sequence ATGGACGGATTGAGCCTCGCGATCGGCGCTTTCGCCGTCCTGTTCACGCTCATGCTGCTGCGCGTGCCGGTCGGCATCGCTATGGTGCTGGTCGGCGTCGGCGGCTTCGCCGTTCTGACGGATATCGGCCCGGCCCTGTCGCTGCTGGAGTTGACGCCGATCCGTACACTGACCGATTTCACCTTCGGGCTGGTCCCCCTGTTCGTCCTCATGGGCGCGCTGGCCAACGCGTCCGGCATGAGCCGCGACCTGTTCCGCGCCTCCAACGCCTGGCTCGGCCACCGGCGCGGCGGCCTGGCGTTGTCCACCGTCGCGGCGTGCGGCGGATTTGCCGCCATCTGCGGTTCGTCGGTTGCGACCGCGGCGACCATGTCCAAGGTCGCGCTGCCGGAAATGCGCCGCTACGGCTATGCCGACAGCCTGGCGACCGGCACCATCGCGGCCGGCGGCACGCTCGGCATCCTGATCCCGCCTTCGATCGTCCTCGCCGTCTACGGCATCATAACGGAAACCGATATCGGCCGGCTCTTCGTCGCCGGCCTGCTCCCCGGCCTGCTCGCCGTGCTGATGTATATGGCGGCGGTGCAGGGCGTCGCCGTGGTGCGGCCGGAATGGGTGCCTGCGGGCGAACGGTCGGACTGGCGCACCCGCATCGTTTCGCTGCGCACCGTCTGGCCGATCCTGGCCGTGTTCGCCTTCGTCATCGGCGGCATTTACGGCGGCGTCTTCACCCCGACCGAGGCCGCCGCTATGGGCGCCGCCGCCGTCGGCATCCTGGCGTTTGCCATCGGCCGCATGTCGCTCGCCCGGCTGCTCGACTGCCTGCGCGAAGCGCTGATCACGACAGGTGCGCTGTTCATCGTTCTGATCGGGGCGATCCTGTTCGCCCGATTCCTGACGATCACACAGTTTCCCCAGCAGGTCGCCGAAACGCTGCTCTCCCTCGATCTCGGGCGCTACGGCACGTTGGCGCTCATCATCCTGTTTTATGTCATCCTCGGCTGTTTCATGGAGGCAATGGCGATTATCCTGCTGACAGTGCCGGTGTTCTTTCCCAGTATCGTCGGCCTGGGCTTCGATCCGATCTGGTTCGGCGTCATCGTGGTGATGGTGACCGAGCTCGGCCTGATCACGCCACCGTTCGGCCTCAATGTCTTCGTCATCAAGGGCGAGGCGCCGAACGTGCCGCTCAAGTCGATCTATGCCGGCGTGACACCCTATATTGCCTCGGACCTCGTGCGCCTGGTCGTGCTGATCGCCTTCCCCATTATCGTGCTTTGGCTGCCGAACCAGATGTAG
- a CDS encoding FAD-dependent oxidoreductase produces MTETVECIVAGAGIVGLAIARALARAGREVVVVERNAWIGNETSSRNNEVIHAGFLYAPDSLRARLCRPGAERTWRYCESRGIPCRRIGKLMPAADEAELGILAGLVEGGRKVGAPELELLDAAGVARLEPGLRCAGALHSPFTGVVDTHALMLAYRGDAEDCGVMIALSSAVTGGDVRDGIRLNVAGADGCETAVGCRVFVNAAGLGARRIALSLTGLPPQFVPTVHYALGRFLSWSGRPPFGRIVVPLGDRLANGGAFTLDAAGRGKFGGDLVWVDEIDYRVPAALAAKFVTAIRGYWPEVDESRLSPDYAGIRPRTWGPNNGNGDWTVSGSAHHGVPGLVNLLGIETPGITAALSLADHVLEQLGIEPVPEE; encoded by the coding sequence ATGACCGAAACCGTCGAGTGCATCGTTGCCGGCGCCGGCATCGTCGGTCTTGCGATCGCGAGAGCGCTGGCGCGGGCCGGGCGCGAGGTCGTCGTCGTCGAACGCAACGCCTGGATCGGCAACGAGACCAGCTCGCGCAACAACGAGGTGATCCACGCCGGATTTCTCTACGCGCCGGACTCTTTGCGCGCCCGCTTGTGCCGTCCGGGCGCCGAGCGCACCTGGCGCTATTGCGAGAGCCGGGGCATTCCCTGTCGGCGCATCGGCAAGCTGATGCCGGCGGCGGACGAAGCCGAGCTTGGGATCCTCGCCGGACTGGTCGAGGGCGGTCGGAAAGTCGGTGCTCCCGAACTGGAACTGCTGGACGCCGCCGGGGTCGCGCGGCTGGAACCTGGGCTGCGCTGCGCGGGCGCGCTCCATTCGCCGTTTACCGGCGTGGTCGATACGCACGCGCTGATGCTTGCCTATCGCGGCGACGCGGAGGACTGCGGCGTGATGATCGCCCTTTCGAGCGCAGTGACAGGCGGCGACGTGCGCGACGGCATCCGGCTCAACGTCGCCGGCGCCGACGGCTGCGAAACGGCGGTCGGCTGCCGCGTCTTCGTCAATGCCGCCGGGCTCGGAGCCCGCCGGATCGCGCTTTCTCTTACCGGCCTGCCGCCGCAGTTCGTGCCGACGGTGCATTATGCCCTGGGCCGGTTCCTGTCATGGAGCGGCCGGCCGCCGTTCGGGCGCATCGTCGTGCCGCTGGGCGACCGACTCGCCAACGGCGGCGCGTTCACTCTCGACGCGGCCGGACGGGGCAAGTTTGGCGGCGACCTGGTCTGGGTCGACGAGATCGACTACCGCGTGCCCGCCGCTCTCGCAGCCAAGTTCGTAACCGCAATCCGCGGCTACTGGCCCGAAGTCGACGAGAGCCGCCTGTCGCCGGACTATGCCGGCATCCGGCCGCGCACCTGGGGGCCGAACAACGGCAACGGCGACTGGACGGTCTCCGGGTCGGCCCACCACGGCGTGCCGGGCCTGGTCAACCTGCTGGGCATCGAAACCCCCGGCATCACCGCGGCCCTGTCGCTCGCCGACCATGTCCTCGAACAGTTGGGAATAGAGCCGGTCCCGGAGGAATGA